One genomic window of Desulfuromonas sp. AOP6 includes the following:
- a CDS encoding glycosyltransferase family 4 protein, which yields MKDKITVLHCIFDYYPSFSGHGIYLDNLFPFIDQTRYQNKVLSCSYGKYGPRDEFRGIPIYRFDFTPGGRFSELRHGYQILQFLFRHRDMFDILHLHGHIDIYGLLALFCRIFKKKLVMQMVLLGTDDPLTIKRNYKLMALRFHLFLLIDKFLCISRQIVNSCIEAGIPSEQVAYVPQGVDSDRFHPVTHVEKERIRTTLSLEPGTKVVTFVGAIIKRKGIDWLIDAWKNIQRDHANALLLLVGPYQFSDEDTNQQMLDAFVQGIKNEITKNQLNVRMVGRRDDVDLFLKMSDVFVLPSRKEGFGNVIIEAMACGVPPVVTFMDGVALDTVQHGYNGFIANDPSELSNYVSQLLKDEQMSLKIAQNARQTVEERFCIKKIAKCYENVYSSLSDTVRGNN from the coding sequence ATGAAAGATAAGATCACTGTCCTTCATTGTATCTTCGACTATTATCCTTCCTTCAGCGGCCATGGGATATACCTGGACAATCTTTTTCCGTTTATCGATCAGACCCGCTACCAAAACAAGGTCTTGTCATGCAGCTATGGAAAATACGGCCCTCGAGACGAATTTCGCGGCATTCCAATCTATCGCTTCGATTTTACGCCTGGTGGCCGATTCTCAGAGTTGCGTCATGGCTATCAGATTCTGCAATTCCTGTTTCGCCACAGGGATATGTTCGACATCCTTCACTTGCATGGGCACATTGACATCTATGGTCTGCTTGCCCTGTTTTGTCGAATTTTTAAAAAAAAGCTGGTTATGCAGATGGTTCTTTTGGGGACAGACGATCCTCTGACTATCAAGCGCAATTACAAGCTGATGGCGTTACGCTTTCACCTTTTTTTGCTGATCGACAAATTTCTATGTATTTCGAGGCAGATTGTAAATTCCTGCATAGAGGCTGGAATCCCCTCTGAACAGGTGGCGTATGTCCCCCAAGGTGTCGACAGCGATCGCTTTCATCCCGTCACCCATGTAGAAAAAGAGCGGATCAGAACAACACTCAGTCTGGAACCTGGAACGAAGGTGGTCACTTTTGTCGGTGCAATTATCAAACGAAAAGGAATCGATTGGCTTATCGACGCGTGGAAGAATATTCAGAGAGATCATGCGAATGCGCTGCTGCTATTAGTTGGGCCTTACCAATTTTCAGATGAGGATACAAATCAGCAAATGCTGGATGCTTTTGTCCAGGGAATCAAGAATGAGATCACCAAAAATCAGTTGAACGTCCGAATGGTTGGGCGTCGAGATGATGTGGATCTTTTTCTTAAAATGTCTGACGTTTTTGTATTGCCTTCTCGGAAAGAAGGTTTTGGCAACGTAATCATCGAAGCAATGGCGTGTGGTGTACCGCCGGTTGTGACCTTTATGGATGGCGTGGCCCTCGATACCGTTCAACACGGGTACAATGGATTCATTGCCAATGATCCGTCCGAGCTATCGAACTATGTGAGTCAGTTGCTGAAAGATGAGCAGATGAGCCTGAAAATAGCTCAGAATGCTCGGCAAACGGTCGAGGAGAGATTCTGTATCAAAAAAATCGCCAAATGTTATGAGAATGTCTATTCGAGTCTTTCTGACACGGTACGGGGAAATAATTAG
- a CDS encoding glycosyltransferase yields the protein MAKRYLVNLELTNYFADEVFVEPLPNNLKIKKNFFAILRHVFDNRKSFDGILLFNPSFFWFLAAFLLKLATLFRFRVVIFDLLLQRPETIKDKAVALVKRILLAPVDLFLFLHRDVSGYTEYYGIDPGRCRYIPFKANNYEVLKDFEITDAGYALSCGASHRDYRLLDKALTLVDVPMKIVLPQKDLSDYHNSVIDEDAFGENVEIIRHDFDRTSWYEYLSKCRCVVLPIRSSAIQCAGISVYLEAMAFGKPVIISEGPSTRDILTLNEAAIFPPDDAATLASLIDRVWKDEAYRQRLGHAGQTYALALEGEERLVKDILRALINL from the coding sequence ATGGCAAAGCGATATTTAGTCAATCTTGAATTGACCAATTATTTCGCGGACGAAGTTTTTGTCGAGCCGTTGCCCAATAACTTGAAAATCAAAAAGAATTTTTTCGCCATATTGCGACATGTCTTTGATAACAGAAAAAGTTTTGATGGAATCTTATTGTTCAACCCCTCATTCTTCTGGTTCCTTGCGGCATTTCTGTTGAAGCTAGCCACACTTTTCAGGTTCCGGGTTGTTATTTTCGACCTGTTGCTGCAACGCCCTGAAACCATAAAAGACAAGGCTGTTGCCTTGGTCAAACGAATTCTGCTGGCGCCAGTGGATCTGTTCCTTTTTTTACACAGAGATGTTTCCGGGTACACTGAGTATTACGGGATTGATCCGGGCCGGTGTCGCTATATTCCATTTAAAGCCAACAATTATGAGGTTTTGAAAGACTTTGAGATAACAGATGCGGGCTACGCTCTTTCTTGTGGTGCCAGCCATCGGGATTATCGCCTACTTGACAAGGCTCTCACCTTGGTCGATGTGCCGATGAAAATTGTCCTTCCACAAAAGGATCTCTCCGATTATCACAATTCTGTTATCGACGAAGATGCTTTCGGAGAGAATGTCGAAATCATCCGGCATGATTTTGACAGAACCTCCTGGTATGAATACCTATCCAAATGTCGGTGTGTCGTGCTGCCGATACGTTCGAGTGCAATCCAATGTGCGGGGATCAGTGTCTATCTTGAAGCGATGGCTTTCGGCAAACCCGTCATTATTTCGGAGGGACCGTCGACTAGAGATATCCTGACCTTGAACGAAGCAGCCATCTTCCCCCCGGACGACGCCGCCACGCTGGCCAGCCTGATTGACAGGGTTTGGAAGGATGAGGCGTACCGTCAGCGCCTCGGGCATGCCGGTCAGACCTATGCATTGGCGCTAGAGGGTGAAGAGCGTCTGGTAAAAGATATTCTTCGGGCACTGATCAATTTGTGA